In Primulina eburnea isolate SZY01 chromosome 3, ASM2296580v1, whole genome shotgun sequence, one DNA window encodes the following:
- the LOC140828269 gene encoding large ribosomal subunit protein bL12c, giving the protein MASSLSSVNLRYPSYPTPSTASPAHPSIIFPRQIFESTVKIATKLHSRRATVLRHIAAVDAPEKVVELGDQISNLTLADAQKLVEYLQDKLGVSAASFAPAAAVAAAPAAEAAPVVEEKTEFDVVIEDVPSNSRIATIKVVRALTSLALKEAKELIEGLPKKFKEGISKEEAEEAKKQLEEAGAKIAIV; this is encoded by the coding sequence ATGGCTTCATCTCTTTCCTCGGTTAACCTACGCTACCCCTCTTATCCTACACCCTCCACCGCTTCCCCTGCGCACCCCTCCATCATCTTCCCCAGACAAATCTTCGAGTCCACAGTCAAAATCGCCACTAAACTCCACAGCCGCCGCGCTACGGTTCTCCGTCACATTGCCGCAGTCGATGCCCCAGAAAAAGTCGTCGAGCTCGGAGACCAGATCTCAAACCTAACCCTAGCCGATGCTCAGAAGCTAGTCGAGTACCTCCAGGACAAGCTCGGAGTCTCCGCGGCATCATTTGCCCCAGCCGCGGCCGTCGCGGCGGCCCCGGCGGCTGAAGCAGCTCCGGTAGTGGAGGAGAAAACGGAGTTCGACGTTGTGATCGAGGATGTGCCTAGCAACTCTAGAATCGCGACGATTAAGGTGGTTAGGGCTCTGACTAGCCTAGCTTTGAAGGAGGCGAAGGAACTGATCGAAGGATTGCCGAAGAAATTCAAGGAAGGAATCTCGAAAGAAGAGGCCGAGGAAGCGAAGAAGCAGCTGGAAGAGGCCGGGGCTAAAATAGCCATCGTTTGA
- the LOC140826786 gene encoding uncharacterized protein, whose amino-acid sequence MELKKSKAESQLVCCCPCVVVNLLALAFLKLPWAVARRCLRRRKTKRNQRIAEEAERKWCEGDLDEILRKRRACEGISGIAMEEEVRGKIRAEFEIEEIWYEVGHLGFGRVSFTGINNFNDEG is encoded by the exons ATGGAGTTGAAGAAGTCGAAGGCGGAGAGTCAATTAG TGTGCTGCTGCCCTTGCGTGGTGGTGAATCTCCTGGCGCTGGCTTTCCTCAAGCTGCCGTGGGCGGTGGCGCGTAGATGCCTTAGGCGCAGGAAGACGAAGCGGAATCAGAGGATAGCGGAAGAAGCTGAGAGGAAATGGTGCGAAGGGGATTTGGATGAAATATTGAGAAAGAGAAGGGCTTGCGAAGGGATATCGGGAATTGCTATGGAAGAAGAGGTCAGGGGCAAAATACGTGCGGAGTTCGAAATAGAGGAGATTTGGTACGAGGTTGGTCATTTGGGTTTTGGCAGGGTTTCTTTTACCGGGATTAATAACTTCAATGACGAGGGGTAA
- the LOC140826531 gene encoding MYB-like transcription factor EOBII, with amino-acid sequence MDKNPCIYQETEVRKGPWTMEEDLILINYISYHGEGVWNSLARSAGLKRTGKSCRLRWLNYLRPDVRRGNITPEEQLLIMDLHAKWGNRWSKIAKQLPGRTDNEIKNYWRTRIQKHVKQAENFTGQVSEHSKDQASTSNLSGCYPTTDHTVESYSPPSFNGSVENFQGPFPYETNDNIWNMEDIWSMQFTSCMHGDLKDNE; translated from the exons ATGGATAAAAATCCATGCATTTATCAAGAAACCGAGGTGAGGAAAGGGCCATGGACCATGGAAGAAGATCTAATTCTCATCAACTACATTTCCTATCATGGCGAAGGTGTATGGAATTCTCTTGCTCGATCTGCAG GTCTTAAACGCACCGGGAAAAGTTGCCGGCTACGTTGGCTTAACTACCTTCGGCCGGACGTTAGAAGGGGAAATATAACACCCGAAGAGCAACTTTTGATCATGGATCTACATGCAAAGTGGGGTAATAG ATGGTCGAAGATCGCGAAACAGTTGCCTGGAAGAACCGATAACGAAATAAAGAACTACTGGAGAACTCGAATCCAGAAGCATGTCAAGCAAGCTGAGAATTTCACCGGCCAAGTTTCGGAACACAGCAAGGATCAGGCGAGCACGAGCAATCTATCCGGTTGCTATCCGACGACGGATCACACGGTTGAATCCTATTCCCCACCTTCATTTAATGGGAGTGTGGAGAATTTTCAAGGGCCATTCCCCTATGAAACAAATGACAACATTTGGAACATGGAGGATATTTGGTCCATGCAGTTTACTTCATGCATGCATGGAGATTTAAAAGATAATGAATGA